The following nucleotide sequence is from SAR324 cluster bacterium.
CTGCGCCTGTTCTCGATAATAGCGTGTTTTCAGGCTACAAACGTCCTCTTCAGAAGAGACTGATAGATATATTTTTGAATAGTGTTCCAACATCCCTCGAGAAGCTCCAACATTACATTGAAAACCGGGATTTTCTGCAGATCCATGACGAAGCACACTTTCTCAAAGGAAGTTGCCTGGGAATTGGCGCAAATCGAATGGCACAAATCTGTAAAGTCCTACAGCAGAATGCTGAACTTCAGGAAATGGCTAACGCTGAGAACTTTCTGTTACAACTCAAAGAAAATTTTGAAATGGTTCAGCAGGAATTTCACTTGATAACCAATCAGGAATAACAAATGTCTGTGTAAGGAATACTCCAAAAAATAATTTCCATAATTTTTCTAACATCCTTTCCTGCCGGGCATGCGTTGAGATGTGCTTGCGTCTTTCTCTACAGACCAGGCAAAGAATGTGGGTCAAAAAACTTTGGGCAGTTATTCTTTTGCAGTTTCCGGTGAATCATTACGCACAACAGGGAATCTCATGCAATCAACCGTCAAGGATCTCATCGAAAACTGGGCAGGCGAGCGAATCACCCAAGTTGAATCGCTTGGAGGAGGCTGTATTACCCAGGCCAAACGGCTCTGTACGGAGTCCGGCAAGGAGTATTTTGTCAAAACCGCTCAATCGCATCATGGAATGTTTGACGCAGAGGCCAATGGTTTGAGAGAATTGGAAAAACCGGGTGTGATCCGTATTCCGGAAGTCCTTTTACAGCACGATTCCTTTTTACTGCTGGAATATATTTCTCCCGGAACACCACGTGATAGAACCACCTTTTTTAGAACATTCGGAGCACGCTTTGCCAGACTCCATCAGTTTACCGCCCCTGAGTTTGGGTTCTATGAAAACAACTTTATTGGCAGTACCCCTCAAGCCAATAGTCCTTCCAGACAGGAAGCGCGGAACTGGAGTGAATTTTATTACAACAAACGCTTGCTGTTTCAACTGAAACTGGCAGAAAAAAATGGTGCAGCCAGTCCGGAAATGATCCGGGGCTTTGCCAAACTTGAATCTGCAATCCACAAAATTCTGGGCGGTACCGATGAGCCGCCTTCGCTGTTGCATGGCGATCTTTGGTCGGGCAATTTTCTGACAGATGATTCAGGAGAACCCTGTCTGATTGATCCGGCGGTTTATTATGGGCACCGCGAGGCGGATCTGGCAATGACATCATTGTTTGGCGGATTTTCAAATGAGTTTTATCAGTCTTATCAGGAGACGTTCCCGTTGATTGCTGATTATGAATACCGGGAACCGTTGTATCAGCTTTATCATGTGATGAACCACCTGAATCTGTTTGGCAGTGGCTACTATGGTCAGGC
It contains:
- a CDS encoding fructosamine kinase family protein is translated as MQSTVKDLIENWAGERITQVESLGGGCITQAKRLCTESGKEYFVKTAQSHHGMFDAEANGLRELEKPGVIRIPEVLLQHDSFLLLEYISPGTPRDRTTFFRTFGARFARLHQFTAPEFGFYENNFIGSTPQANSPSRQEARNWSEFYYNKRLLFQLKLAEKNGAASPEMIRGFAKLESAIHKILGGTDEPPSLLHGDLWSGNFLTDDSGEPCLIDPAVYYGHREADLAMTSLFGGFSNEFYQSYQETFPLIADYEYREPLYQLYHVMNHLNLFGSGYYGQALSILRFYQLC